A portion of the Streptococcus urinalis 2285-97 genome contains these proteins:
- a CDS encoding rhamnan synthesis F family protein: MKRLLLYVHFNKFNRVSNHVIYQLSQMRPLFSNIIFISNSLVDENHLNFLQEKHLVNDIIQRENIGFDFAAWRDGMKSVGFENISHFDSVTVMNDTCFGPLWDIKDYYSKFELDDSVDFWGLTNNRETKKSKKSQGYPEHIQSYFISFKKPVLESNVFRDFWENIQDFTNVQDVINSYETQATSKFVKEGFRYKTVFDTIDADMTGMLHPDFSYYNPTAILKNRVPFIKVKAIDAHQGITPYIIDEIERTSTYPIDLIVSHMSDINYPDFKYLLGHKYLDKSLHQPITKKVAIHLHVFYVDLLPEFLDAFSSFHFKYDLFITTDSESKKQEIDEVLTEFNAPATVYVTGNIGRDVLPMLKLKEKLAAYDYIGHFHTKKSKEADFWAGESWRNELIDMMVKPADTILANLENETIGLVIADIPTFFRYNKIVDAWNENKIAPVMNDLWQKMHLHKTIDFNQFHSFVMSYGTFVWFKYDALKPLFDLELNDQDVPREPLPQNSILHAIERLLIYIAWDQHMDFRISKNPVDLTAFVDNKLLNERGDSAPHTYVDFNHLGGIKGAIKYIFIGPARAVKYIIKRSLEKLKSK, translated from the coding sequence ATGAAACGTCTACTTTTATATGTTCATTTTAATAAATTTAATAGAGTCTCTAATCATGTCATATATCAATTGAGTCAGATGCGTCCATTGTTTTCAAATATTATTTTTATTTCAAATAGCTTAGTAGATGAAAACCACCTTAATTTTTTACAAGAAAAACATTTGGTAAATGATATCATTCAAAGGGAAAATATAGGTTTTGATTTTGCTGCATGGCGAGATGGAATGAAGTCTGTCGGTTTTGAAAATATTTCTCATTTTGATTCAGTTACAGTTATGAATGATACTTGTTTCGGACCTTTATGGGATATTAAAGACTATTATTCAAAATTTGAATTGGATGATTCAGTTGACTTTTGGGGCCTTACTAATAATAGAGAGACTAAAAAATCAAAAAAAAGTCAAGGTTATCCAGAACATATTCAAAGCTATTTTATCTCATTTAAAAAGCCTGTTTTAGAATCTAACGTATTTAGAGACTTTTGGGAAAATATTCAGGACTTTACAAATGTACAAGATGTTATTAATAGTTATGAGACCCAAGCAACTAGTAAATTTGTAAAAGAAGGATTCAGGTATAAGACTGTCTTTGATACTATTGATGCCGATATGACTGGCATGTTACATCCTGATTTTTCCTATTATAATCCTACAGCCATTCTCAAAAATCGTGTACCTTTTATAAAGGTAAAGGCTATTGATGCACATCAAGGGATAACACCCTATATTATTGATGAGATTGAAAGAACAAGCACATATCCAATTGATTTAATTGTTTCACACATGTCTGATATTAATTATCCTGATTTTAAATATTTATTAGGACATAAATACCTTGATAAATCTTTGCATCAACCAATCACTAAAAAAGTAGCAATACATCTACATGTATTTTATGTAGACCTCTTACCTGAATTTTTAGATGCATTTTCATCATTCCACTTTAAATATGATTTATTTATCACCACAGATAGTGAGTCTAAAAAGCAAGAAATAGATGAGGTTCTAACAGAATTTAATGCACCAGCTACTGTTTATGTGACTGGTAATATTGGCCGGGATGTATTGCCAATGCTTAAATTAAAGGAAAAGCTAGCAGCTTATGATTATATTGGGCATTTTCATACGAAAAAATCTAAAGAAGCAGATTTTTGGGCTGGTGAATCTTGGCGAAATGAATTAATTGATATGATGGTAAAACCAGCTGACACTATTTTAGCTAATCTTGAAAATGAGACTATAGGTTTAGTGATTGCTGATATTCCAACCTTTTTTAGATATAATAAAATTGTCGATGCTTGGAATGAAAATAAAATTGCACCTGTCATGAATGACCTATGGCAAAAAATGCATTTACATAAAACCATTGATTTTAACCAATTTCATAGTTTTGTAATGAGTTATGGTACATTTGTTTGGTTTAAATATGATGCTTTAAAACCACTCTTTGATTTGGAACTTAATGATCAAGATGTACCAAGAGAACCATTACCACAAAATTCGATCTTACATGCTATTGAGAGATTATTAATCTACATTGCATGGGATCAACACATGGATTTTAGAATTTCAAAAAATCCAGTAGATTTAACTGCTTTTGTTGATAATAAATTATTGAACGAACGTGGAGATAGTGCACCACACACTTACGTTGATTTCAATCATTTAGGTGGTATTAAAGGTGCCATAAAATATATATTTATTGGTCCAGCACGAGCTGTTAAATACATTATTAAACGTAGTCTGGAGAAATTGAAATCGAAATGA
- a CDS encoding glycosyltransferase family 2 protein, with product MDYSMIEPLVSIIVTCYNHEDYIKECLNSIYKQNYSNIELLILNDGSTDSSINQINQSIVNSPFQRTYLYSHSNQGVVYTRNKGIELAKGDYLLFVDSDDALPYNYISSLVSSAIENASDIVYCGMKNIETEDLVLEARPFSLEQLLLGNYIQVSALINKSIVKECRFDNNLDQIEDYDFFLQLIIKEKAKASPNNDVFLRYRILETSRSSRGDQASFYRAYTYILLKYKKDLPYYVEKAESIHFKRNFALDRALHQKVTIYLSIDNKGFNQKDVLEFRFKSDNQISFSVPNNTTALRVDISELPSYFKKVSLLDNDFQTELIPTCLNGKVVQNHVLFADPDPQLYYDISGITSTDFTLRYQMFDEDDLFASDYVAKQLSKELADTYDQLMHYSPYKAMYFQSEKIREAYKSQLEEMVDRYNSVTHSRRWIIPTKIINIFRRKK from the coding sequence ATGGACTATTCAATGATTGAACCATTAGTTTCAATAATTGTAACCTGCTATAATCACGAAGATTATATAAAGGAATGTTTGAACAGCATTTATAAACAAAATTATTCCAATATTGAATTGTTGATTTTGAATGACGGCTCTACTGATAGTTCGATAAATCAGATAAACCAATCCATTGTTAATTCTCCTTTTCAGAGAACCTATTTATATTCTCATTCTAATCAAGGTGTTGTTTATACAAGAAATAAAGGAATTGAGTTAGCAAAAGGTGACTATCTTCTTTTTGTCGATAGTGATGATGCTTTACCTTATAATTATATTAGTTCATTAGTTAGTTCAGCTATTGAAAATGCCTCAGACATCGTTTACTGTGGTATGAAAAATATTGAAACTGAAGATTTAGTTTTAGAAGCAAGGCCGTTTAGTCTGGAACAATTACTATTAGGGAATTATATTCAAGTTAGTGCTTTAATCAATAAATCAATTGTTAAAGAATGTCGTTTTGACAATAATTTAGATCAAATTGAAGACTATGATTTTTTCCTACAATTAATTATAAAAGAAAAGGCTAAAGCATCTCCGAATAATGATGTTTTCTTACGTTATAGAATCTTAGAAACCTCACGTTCTTCTCGAGGTGATCAGGCAAGCTTTTATAGAGCATACACCTATATTCTTCTCAAGTACAAAAAAGATTTACCTTACTACGTAGAAAAAGCTGAATCTATTCATTTTAAAAGGAATTTTGCTTTAGATAGGGCATTACATCAAAAAGTCACTATTTATTTGTCTATTGATAATAAAGGCTTTAATCAAAAAGATGTTTTAGAATTTCGATTTAAGTCAGATAACCAAATCTCTTTTTCAGTCCCAAATAATACGACAGCATTAAGAGTTGATATCTCCGAGTTACCTTCTTATTTTAAAAAGGTCTCATTGCTTGATAATGACTTCCAAACAGAGTTAATTCCAACTTGCTTGAATGGCAAAGTTGTTCAAAATCATGTTTTATTTGCAGATCCAGATCCACAGCTTTACTATGATATCTCTGGTATAACAAGCACTGATTTTACATTACGTTATCAAATGTTTGATGAAGATGATTTGTTTGCTTCAGATTATGTGGCAAAACAGTTGAGCAAGGAACTCGCCGATACCTATGATCAATTAATGCATTATTCACCCTATAAAGCAATGTATTTTCAATCTGAAAAAATTAGAGAAGCCTATAAATCACAGTTAGAAGAAATGGTAGACCGCTATAATTCAGTTACTCATTCTAGACGATGGATTATTCCAACTAAAATAATAAATATATTTAGGAGAAAAAAATGA
- a CDS encoding ABC transporter ATP-binding protein — protein MLEKDVAVKVEHVSKSFKLPTEATKSFRTALVNRFRGIKGFTEQQVLKDIDFDVYKGDFFGIVGRNGSGKSTLLKIISQIYTPEKGNVQVEGKMVSFIELGVGFNPELTGRENVYMNGAMLGFTTEEVDAMYDDIVNFAELHDFMNQKLKNYSSGMQVRLAFSVAIKAEGDVLILDEVLAVGDEAFQRKCNDYFMERKESGKTTILVTHDMGAVKKYCNRAVLIENGLVKAYGEPNDVANQYSLDNTTATSIQADVTEEDIFEEETSKVLVDNLKIQLLTPQKMTPEDRLSFKASFDVLEDINTYLALSFTDIDRGIWIYNDNTMDTLIHGKGHKEIIYSCHFPNVNDIKVKLETSVRDEDGNMLAFSDSTQTPVILQNRVDIDQDDKSEMDSATGLLRRNGEWTIQ, from the coding sequence ATGTTAGAAAAAGATGTTGCAGTAAAAGTAGAACATGTTAGTAAGTCCTTTAAACTTCCAACAGAGGCGACTAAAAGTTTTAGGACTGCCCTAGTTAATCGTTTTAGAGGAATTAAAGGTTTTACCGAACAACAAGTCCTAAAAGATATTGATTTTGATGTTTATAAAGGTGACTTCTTTGGTATAGTTGGTCGAAACGGTTCGGGAAAATCAACCCTATTAAAAATTATTTCACAAATTTACACTCCTGAAAAAGGGAATGTTCAGGTTGAAGGGAAAATGGTTTCTTTCATTGAACTTGGAGTCGGTTTTAACCCAGAATTGACTGGACGTGAAAACGTTTATATGAATGGAGCAATGCTCGGCTTTACAACTGAAGAAGTGGATGCCATGTATGATGATATTGTTAATTTTGCTGAACTTCATGATTTCATGAATCAAAAATTAAAAAATTACTCTAGTGGTATGCAAGTTCGTTTAGCATTTTCAGTTGCTATTAAAGCCGAAGGCGATGTCCTTATACTAGATGAAGTTTTGGCTGTTGGTGACGAAGCTTTTCAACGTAAATGTAATGACTATTTTATGGAAAGAAAAGAAAGCGGCAAAACAACTATTTTAGTGACACACGATATGGGAGCTGTTAAAAAATATTGCAATCGTGCTGTATTAATTGAGAATGGGCTTGTTAAAGCTTATGGGGAGCCAAATGATGTTGCTAACCAATATAGTTTAGATAACACTACAGCAACCTCAATTCAAGCAGATGTTACTGAAGAAGATATATTTGAAGAAGAAACCTCAAAAGTCTTAGTTGATAATTTGAAAATTCAATTATTAACACCGCAAAAAATGACTCCAGAAGATAGACTAAGCTTCAAAGCCTCTTTTGATGTGTTAGAAGATATCAATACATATTTGGCTTTGTCATTTACAGATATTGATCGAGGAATTTGGATTTATAATGATAATACAATGGATACATTGATTCATGGTAAGGGACATAAAGAAATTATTTATTCCTGTCATTTTCCAAATGTTAATGATATAAAAGTGAAATTAGAAACATCTGTTCGAGATGAAGATGGGAATATGCTTGCTTTTTCTGATTCTACCCAAACACCCGTTATACTTCAAAATCGTGTTGATATTGATCAAGATGATAAATCAGAAATGGATTCAGCAACTGGATTATTACGGAGAAACGGAGAATGGACTATTCAATGA
- a CDS encoding ABC transporter permease: protein MELFSKKNRILLKELVKTDFKLRYQGSAIGYLWSILKPLLMFTIMYMVFIRFLRLGGTVPHFPVALLLANVIWSFFSEATGMGMVSIVMRGDLLRKLNFSKNTIVLSAVLGALINFIINLVVVLIFSIINGVSISPYAYMSVFLFIELLVLAVGIALILSTAYVYYRDLAQVWEVLMQAGMYATPIIYPITFLSDQHLLAAKILMLNPLAQMIQDFRYLLIDRANVTIWQMSNHWYYIAIPYIIPFVILGFGILIFNRNAKKFAEII from the coding sequence ATGGAACTTTTCAGTAAAAAGAATCGTATTCTTTTGAAAGAATTAGTTAAAACAGATTTTAAATTACGATATCAAGGCAGTGCCATTGGATATCTTTGGTCAATTTTAAAGCCATTGTTAATGTTTACCATTATGTACATGGTATTTATCCGCTTTTTAAGACTTGGTGGTACAGTCCCTCACTTTCCAGTTGCTTTGCTTTTAGCCAATGTGATTTGGTCTTTCTTTTCAGAGGCAACAGGTATGGGGATGGTATCCATTGTTATGCGAGGGGACTTACTACGTAAGTTAAATTTCTCCAAAAATACGATAGTTTTATCGGCAGTTTTAGGGGCGCTAATTAACTTTATAATCAACCTTGTAGTTGTCTTAATCTTCTCAATCATAAATGGTGTATCGATATCACCTTATGCTTATATGTCAGTTTTCTTGTTTATTGAACTACTGGTTTTAGCTGTCGGTATCGCACTTATTTTATCGACAGCATATGTTTACTACAGGGATTTAGCACAAGTATGGGAAGTGTTGATGCAAGCTGGTATGTATGCTACTCCAATCATTTATCCTATTACCTTTTTGTCTGATCAGCATTTGTTAGCAGCTAAAATATTGATGTTGAATCCTTTGGCACAAATGATCCAAGATTTCAGATACCTCTTAATAGATAGAGCCAATGTTACTATCTGGCAAATGTCAAATCACTGGTATTACATAGCTATTCCTTATATCATTCCTTTTGTCATTTTAGGTTTTGGTATCCTTATTTTTAATAGAAATGCTAAGAAATTTGCGGAGATTATATAA
- a CDS encoding glycosyltransferase family 2 protein: MKINILMSTYNGQQFLEEQIESIQNQTFTDWTLYIRDDGSTDQTRQIINRFVKQDHRIKCINSDSDKNLGVIDNFYTLLKYDKADFYFFSDQDDIWLPEKVQLTLEAIRNQVQDKPVLVYTDLKVVDQNLNVLHESMIKTQSDHANTHLVEELTENTVTGGTMMINHALAKLWENQPNILMHDWFLAIIAAAKGELIFLQVPTELYRQHANNVLGARTLKKRMQHWIRPHQLIRKYWWLIQSSQKQASYLLEMNLDENEKTLVENYVNLLEQGLKQRMNILKRYGFRKNRQFHTFVFKTLVITKFGYRREK; this comes from the coding sequence ATGAAAATTAATATCTTGATGTCCACATATAATGGTCAACAATTTCTGGAAGAACAGATTGAAAGTATTCAAAACCAAACGTTTACTGATTGGACACTCTATATTCGTGATGACGGCTCAACTGATCAAACACGACAGATCATTAATAGATTTGTAAAGCAAGATCATCGAATTAAGTGCATCAATTCTGATTCAGATAAAAACTTAGGTGTGATTGATAATTTTTACACACTATTAAAATATGATAAAGCGGACTTTTATTTTTTTAGTGATCAAGATGATATTTGGCTGCCAGAAAAAGTTCAATTGACATTGGAAGCAATAAGGAATCAGGTTCAAGATAAACCGGTATTAGTTTATACCGATTTGAAAGTTGTTGATCAAAACCTTAATGTTTTACATGAAAGTATGATAAAAACACAATCTGATCATGCAAATACACATTTAGTTGAAGAATTAACTGAAAACACCGTTACGGGTGGCACGATGATGATAAATCATGCCCTAGCGAAATTATGGGAAAATCAGCCAAATATCCTCATGCATGACTGGTTTTTAGCCATCATTGCAGCCGCTAAGGGTGAACTGATTTTTTTGCAAGTTCCTACGGAACTGTATAGACAGCATGCCAATAATGTTTTAGGCGCCAGAACACTAAAAAAAAGGATGCAACACTGGATAAGACCACACCAATTAATTCGTAAATATTGGTGGTTGATTCAATCAAGTCAGAAACAAGCAAGTTATTTGCTTGAAATGAACCTTGATGAAAATGAGAAAACACTAGTGGAAAATTATGTGAATCTACTGGAACAAGGTTTAAAACAAAGAATGAATATACTAAAAAGATACGGTTTTAGAAAAAACCGTCAGTTTCATACCTTTGTATTTAAAACATTAGTGATTACCAAATTTGGTTATAGGAGAGAGAAATAA
- the cps2T gene encoding beta 1-4 rhamnosyltransferase Cps2T has product MQHVFIIGSRGLPAKYGGFETFVEELVKHQTNPKIQYHVACLSDDRNHEHFDYCGADCFTINPPKLGPARVIAYDMMAISYGLEMVKKEGIKSPIFYVLGNTIGAFVKPFMTKIKSLDGKLFINPDGLEWKRSKWSKPVQSYLKLSEKMMAQHADLVISDNKGIEDYIKSTYPSAKTTFIAYGTDTIPSTLSVASNRVRDYFTKFQLSENNYYLILGRFVPENNYETAIREFMKAKTDKDLVIITNHDGNSFFEELKERTHFENDHRVKFVGTVYDRELLNYIRENAFAYIHGHEVGGTNPGLLEALAHTRLNLVLGVSFNQSVAQDSVLYWTKEQNNLSRMIDECEKTTNHELYSQKAKAIIQSNYTWQKIVGEYEDLFLNEN; this is encoded by the coding sequence ATGCAACATGTATTCATCATCGGAAGTAGGGGTTTACCAGCAAAATATGGTGGATTTGAAACTTTTGTTGAGGAATTAGTCAAACATCAAACAAATCCAAAGATTCAATATCATGTTGCTTGTTTAAGCGACGATAGAAATCACGAACATTTTGACTATTGCGGTGCAGATTGTTTCACAATAAATCCACCAAAATTAGGTCCAGCTAGAGTTATTGCCTATGATATGATGGCGATTAGCTATGGTTTAGAAATGGTCAAAAAAGAAGGAATTAAATCTCCTATATTTTATGTGTTAGGAAATACGATTGGTGCCTTTGTGAAGCCTTTTATGACAAAAATAAAGTCTCTAGATGGCAAACTCTTCATTAATCCAGATGGATTAGAGTGGAAAAGATCTAAATGGTCGAAACCAGTCCAATCTTATTTAAAGTTATCTGAAAAAATGATGGCACAACATGCTGATTTAGTGATATCTGACAATAAAGGTATCGAGGATTATATAAAAAGTACTTATCCCAGTGCTAAGACAACTTTTATTGCTTACGGGACTGATACCATACCCTCTACTCTTTCAGTTGCTTCAAATAGAGTGAGAGATTATTTCACTAAATTCCAACTTAGTGAAAATAATTATTATTTAATTTTAGGAAGATTTGTTCCTGAAAATAACTATGAAACTGCTATTAGAGAATTTATGAAAGCGAAGACTGATAAAGATTTAGTTATCATTACAAATCATGATGGCAACAGTTTTTTTGAAGAGTTAAAAGAAAGAACACATTTTGAGAATGATCATCGTGTCAAGTTTGTTGGTACAGTATATGACCGTGAACTTCTGAATTACATACGTGAAAATGCCTTTGCTTATATTCATGGTCATGAGGTTGGTGGTACCAATCCAGGTTTACTAGAAGCTTTGGCACATACAAGATTAAATCTTGTATTAGGTGTCTCTTTCAATCAAAGTGTTGCTCAAGACTCGGTACTTTATTGGACAAAGGAACAAAATAATTTGTCTAGAATGATTGACGAATGCGAAAAAACTACCAATCATGAATTGTATAGCCAAAAGGCAAAAGCTATTATTCAGTCAAATTATACTTGGCAAAAAATTGTTGGAGAGTATGAGGATTTATTCTTAAATGAAAATTAA
- the rfbD gene encoding dTDP-4-dehydrorhamnose reductase — protein MILITGSNGQLGTELRYLLDERNVDYVAVDVAEMDITDSKKVDEVFEQVKPTLVYHCAAYTAVDAAEDEGKELDYAINVVGTENIAKAAAKYDATLVYISTDYVFDGEKPVGQEWLETDTPDPKTEYGRTKRLGEEAVEKYAKQFYIIRTAWVFGNYGKNFVFTMQNLAKTHSKLTVVNDQHGRPTWTRTLAEFMTYLTENQKEYGYYHLSNDASEDTTWYDFAVEILKDTDVEVTPVDSSQFPAKAKRPLNSTMSLEKTKATGFVIPTWQEALEEFYKQGQKK, from the coding sequence ATGATACTAATCACAGGTAGTAATGGTCAATTAGGGACTGAACTTCGTTATCTTTTAGATGAAAGAAATGTTGATTATGTTGCTGTTGATGTAGCAGAAATGGACATTACCGATTCAAAAAAAGTAGATGAAGTTTTTGAACAAGTGAAACCAACACTTGTCTATCATTGTGCAGCTTATACTGCTGTTGATGCCGCAGAAGACGAAGGTAAAGAATTAGATTATGCCATAAACGTTGTTGGTACTGAAAATATTGCAAAAGCTGCAGCTAAGTATGATGCAACTTTAGTTTATATTTCAACCGATTATGTATTTGATGGTGAAAAACCTGTCGGACAAGAATGGTTGGAGACTGATACACCTGATCCTAAAACAGAATATGGTCGTACCAAACGTTTAGGTGAAGAAGCAGTTGAAAAATATGCTAAACAATTTTATATTATTAGAACTGCTTGGGTATTTGGTAATTATGGTAAAAATTTTGTTTTCACCATGCAAAACTTAGCCAAAACCCATTCAAAATTGACAGTTGTCAATGACCAACACGGAAGACCAACTTGGACACGTACTTTGGCTGAGTTCATGACTTATCTGACTGAAAATCAAAAAGAATATGGTTACTATCATCTTTCAAATGATGCTAGTGAAGATACAACTTGGTATGATTTTGCTGTGGAAATTTTAAAAGATACAGATGTTGAAGTTACACCTGTTGACTCTAGTCAATTCCCAGCAAAAGCAAAACGTCCACTTAATTCAACAATGAGTTTGGAAAAAACGAAAGCAACTGGATTTGTTATTCCTACTTGGCAAGAAGCTCTTGAGGAATTTTACAAACAAGGTCAAAAAAAATAA
- a CDS encoding metal-sulfur cluster assembly factor, translating into MSETKTYSEEEVTKIKDRILEALEMVIDPELGIDIVNLGLVYEIHFKDDGHTQIDMTLTTMGCPLADLLTDQIYDVMRDIPEVTSTEVKLVWYPAWTVDKMSRYARIALGIR; encoded by the coding sequence ATGTCAGAAACAAAAACTTATTCTGAAGAAGAAGTAACAAAAATAAAAGATCGTATTTTAGAAGCTTTAGAAATGGTTATTGACCCAGAACTTGGTATTGATATTGTCAACTTAGGCCTCGTTTATGAAATTCATTTTAAAGATGATGGTCACACACAAATAGATATGACATTAACCACGATGGGTTGTCCGCTAGCGGATTTATTGACTGATCAAATTTATGATGTGATGCGAGATATTCCAGAAGTGACATCAACAGAGGTCAAATTAGTATGGTATCCAGCATGGACAGTTGATAAAATGAGTCGCTACGCTAGAATTGCATTGGGAATCCGTTAA
- the rpoD gene encoding RNA polymerase sigma factor RpoD, translated as MAKEKEITTFNVQVAEFIRNHKKEGTAIDNDVTEKLVIPFTLDADQIDDLLERLTDGGISITDSEGNPSTKYVVEGPKPEELTDEELLGSNSAKVNDPVRMYLKEIGVVPLLTNEEEKELAVAVAEGDLEAKQRLAEANLRLVVSIAKRYVGRGMQFLDLIQEGNMGLMKAVDKFDYSKGFKFSTYATWWIRQAITRAIADQARTIRIPVHMVETINKLVREQRNLLQELGQDPTPEQIAERMDMTPDKVREILKIAQEPVSLETPIGEEDDSHLGDFIEDEVIENPVDYTTRVVLREQLDEVLDTLTDREENVLRLRFGLDDGKMRTLEDVGKVFNVTRERIRQIEAKALRKLRHPSRSKQLRDFIED; from the coding sequence ATGGCAAAAGAAAAAGAAATTACGACTTTTAATGTACAAGTTGCAGAATTCATTCGCAATCATAAAAAAGAAGGAACTGCTATTGATAATGATGTCACTGAGAAATTAGTTATTCCATTTACTTTGGATGCTGATCAAATTGATGACTTACTTGAAAGACTTACGGATGGTGGTATTTCCATTACCGATAGTGAAGGAAATCCTTCTACCAAGTATGTTGTTGAAGGTCCAAAACCAGAAGAACTAACTGACGAAGAATTATTAGGTAGCAATTCAGCTAAAGTTAATGACCCAGTTAGAATGTATCTAAAAGAAATTGGTGTTGTTCCACTTTTGACAAACGAAGAAGAAAAAGAGTTAGCAGTAGCTGTTGCAGAAGGTGATTTAGAAGCTAAACAACGTTTAGCAGAAGCTAATCTTCGTTTAGTGGTTTCTATTGCTAAACGTTATGTGGGTCGTGGAATGCAATTTCTTGATTTGATTCAAGAAGGTAATATGGGCTTGATGAAGGCAGTTGATAAATTTGATTATTCAAAAGGTTTTAAGTTTTCTACATATGCAACATGGTGGATTCGTCAAGCAATCACACGCGCTATTGCTGACCAAGCAAGAACTATTCGTATTCCAGTTCATATGGTTGAAACAATCAATAAATTAGTCCGTGAACAACGTAATCTCCTTCAAGAGCTTGGACAAGATCCAACTCCAGAACAAATTGCTGAACGCATGGATATGACACCAGATAAGGTTCGTGAAATTTTAAAAATTGCTCAAGAACCTGTATCTCTTGAGACACCGATTGGTGAAGAAGATGATAGTCATTTAGGTGATTTTATTGAAGATGAAGTGATTGAAAATCCGGTAGACTACACAACACGTGTTGTTTTGCGTGAACAGCTAGATGAAGTTTTGGATACTCTTACTGATAGAGAAGAAAATGTGCTTCGTCTTAGATTTGGACTTGATGATGGGAAAATGCGTACATTAGAGGATGTAGGCAAAGTCTTTAATGTCACACGTGAACGTATTAGACAAATTGAAGCAAAAGCACTTCGTAAATTACGTCATCCAAGCCGAAGCAAACAACTTCGTGATTTTATTGAAGATTAA